The Microbacterium trichothecenolyticum sequence AACTCGCAGGCTCATTCTTCAAAAGGCACGCTGTCACCCCTACTAAGGAGGCTCCAACGGTTTGTAAGCAAACGGTTTCAGGTACTATTTCACTCCCCTCCCGGGGTACTTTTCACCTTTCCCTCACGGTACTTGTCCGCTATCGGTCATCTGGGAGTATTTAGGCTTATCAGGTGGTCCTGACAGATTCACACGGGATTTCTCGGGCCCCGTGCTACTTGGGATACTCTTCACGCCAAGAACAGGCATTTCGACTACGGGGTTCGCACCCTCTATGACCGGCCATTCAAAACCGTTCGTCTATACCCTCTTGTCACGTCGACTGCTCGGCAGAACAATCAGAAAAGTCCCACAACCCCCAACATGCAACGCCTGCCGGCTATCACACACGCTAGGTTTAGCCTCTTCCGGTTTCGCTCGCCACTACTCACGGAATCGCTGTTGCTTTCTCTTCCTGTGGGTACTGAGATGTTTCACTTCCCCACGTTCCCTCTACCCGCCCTATATATTCAGGCGGGAGTCACCAGGTACGCACGCGCCCTGGCGGGGTTTCCCCATTCGGACATCCTCGGATCAAAACTCGCTTATCAGTTCCCCGAGGCTTATCGCAGATTGCTACGTCCTTCTTCGGCTCCAGATGCCAAGGCATCCACCGTTTGCTCTTAAAGACTTGAAATCACATGAGTTGAATCGTCAAAAAATTGACTAATGATCTTTAAGATCATCTTCACGACACCATCCCGAAGGATCATGTCGAAGATGCTCGCGTCCACTGTGTAGTTCTCAAAGTACGGGCGGTACCCACCCCAGCAACCACAACCGTGGCGCCAGAACAGGCCCTCGAGGAACAGCCACCAACCACCACCAGCCTTCCGACTAGCCCGATCAGCGCCCGGCCCCTCAGGACCCAACAGCGTGCATGTCCCCACCCCTCCAACCCGGACCGTTCCCACAGCAAACTGCGTACTAGACCCGAAGATATCGGCATGAGCACCAAGTCAAATGTTCCACCCATGAGCTAACCAGCAGCACACATTCGGTACTGACCTGGCGCCTGAACAACCCCACTACAGGGCGTCAGATGCTCCTTAGAAAGGAGGTGATCCAGCCGCACCTTCCGGTACGGCTACCTTGTTACGACTTAGTCCTAATTACCGATCCCACCTTCGACGGCTCCCTCCACAAGGGTTAGGCCACCGGCTTCAGGTGTTACCGACTTTCATGACTTGACGGGCGGTGTGTACAAGACCCGGGAACGTATTCACCGCAGCGTTGCTGATCTGCGATTACTAGCGACTCCGACTTCATGAGGTCGAGTTGCAGACCTCAATCCGAACTGGGACCGGCTTTTTGGGATTCGCTCCACCTCACGGTATTGCAGCCCTTTGTACCGGCCATTGTAGCATGCGTGAAGCCCAAGACATAAGGGGCATGATGATTTGACGTCATCCCCACCTTCCTCCGAGTTGACCCCGGCAGTATCCCATGAGTTCCCACCATTACGTGCTGGCAACATAGAACGAGGGTTGCGCTCGTTGCGGGACTTAACCCAACATCTCACGACACGAGCTGACGACAACCATGCACCACCTGTTCACCAGTGTCCAAAGAGTCCCGTATTTCTACGGTGTTCTGGTGTATGTCAAGCCTTGGTAAGGTTCTTCGCGTTGCATCGAATTAATCCGCATGCTCCGCCGCTTGTGCGGGTCCCCGTCAATTCCTTTGAGTTTTAGCCTTGCGGCCGTACTCCCCAGGCGGGGAACTTAATGCGTTAGCTGCGTCACGGAAACCGTGGAATGGTCCCCACAACTAGTTCCCAACGTTTACGGGGTGGACTACCAGGGTATCTAAGCCTGTTTGCTCCCCACCCTTTCGCTCCTCAGCGTCAGTTACGGCCCAGAGATCTGCCTTCGCCATCGGTGTTCCTCCTGATATCTGCGCATTCCACCGCTACACCAGGAATTCCAATCTCCCCTACCGCACTCTAGTCTGCCCGTACCCACTGCAGGCCCGAGGTTGAGCCTCGGGATTTCACAGCAGACGCGACAAACCGCCTACGAGCTCTTTACGCCCAATAATTCCGGATAACGCTTGCGCCCTACGTATTACCGCGGCTGCTGGCACGTAGTTAGCCGGCGCTTTTTCTGCAGGTACCGTCACTCTCGCTTCTTCCCTGCTAAAAGAGGTTTACAACCCGAAGGCCGTCATCCCTCACGCGGCGTTGCTGCATCAGGCTTCCGCCCATTGTGCAATATTCCCCACTGCTGCCTCCCGTAGGAGTCTGGGCCGTGTCTCAGTCCCAGTGTGGCCGGTCACCCTCTCAGGCCGGCTACCCGTCGACGCCTTGGTGAGCCATTACCTCACCAACAAGCTGATAGGCCGCGAGCCCATCCCAGACCGAAAAATCTTTCCAACCCCCACCATGCGGTGAAAGCTCATATCCAGTATTAGACGCCGTTTCCAGCGCTTATCCCAGAGTCCAGGGCAGGTTGCTCACGTGTTACTCACCCGTTCGCCACTGATCCACCAAGCAAGCTTGGCTTCACCGTTCGACTTGCATGTGTTAAGCACGCCGCCAGCGTTCATCCTGAGCCAGGATCAAACTCTCCGTAAAAGAAAAATGCCGCCCAACCGGAATAAGGCCGGGACAAGCGAGTTCAATCTGACCAAAAAGATAAATCATTGCTGACTATCCATCGCCAACCCCCGAAAGAGTTGGACTTTGATCCAAAGGAATTTCTCGCAATCCGAAAAACGGACCGACGAGGAATAAATTGGCATTTGACAAGTGCACGCTGTTGAGTTCTCAAGGAACGGACGCACCCACAGAAACGATCTCTCGACCTACCCGTGAGGCAGTTCACTTCTATATGAGACCATTCGAACCTTGTGATTCTCACCGTGGGACCTATCAAGAAGATCAGCGTCGTAAGAACCGGTCGAATGACCAGAACCAAAACTCTACACCATCCGGCGGAGGTTTTGGACTGTTCACCACTTGAGAGGACGCGGGGCCTTTCGGCCGCTCCGCTCTCCCCTGTGGGGCGAACAAGTAATAAGTTACGCGGATCCCGCCCACTCGTCCAATCCACAGCGCCGCCCGGGCGTGTCGCGACGCCGAAACCGCGGAAAAACGCGGTTTTCGAGAGTTCGGCCCGCACCGGGCCGCCTGTGGCCCCGGAGAGTCAGACGAGCGATGAGATCGATGCCAGCGAGGCCGCGGCATCCGTGTGTCCCCCGGTGAACTCGATGCCACCGAAGAACATGGCGCCGAGGACGAGCGCGAAGACGAACAGGATCGACAGGAACAGCACGGCCACGCCGGCGAGGGTGATCAGGAGCGGGAGTCGGTTTGCCATGGAACGATCCTGCCCTGGGCTGTGGTCTGAATGCGGGGGCTTGCGCGGAAACGACCGAAGGCCGGCACCCCGAGGGGTACCGGCCTTCGATGAGGAACCGATCAGCGACCGGAGAGCTTCTCGCGAAGCGCAGCCAGCGACTCGTCGTCGGCGAGGGTGCCCTGGGCGGGCGACTCGGACGAGAACGAACCACCGAACGAACCGGTGTCGGTGGGGTTGGCAGCCTCGGCCTCGAGAGCCTTGGTGACGGCAGCCTTGTGAGCCTCCCAGCGACCCTGGGCCGCGGCGTACTCCTGCTCCCACTGCTCGCGCTGAGCGTCGAAGCCCTCGAGCCACGCACCCGACTCGGGGTCGAAGCCCTCGGGGTACTTGTACTCGCCACGCTCGTCGTACTCGGTGGCCATGCCGTACAGCGCCGGGTCGAACTCGGTGCCGTTGGGGTCGACCGACTCGTTGGCCTGCTTGAGCGACAGCGAGATGCGGCGACGCTCGAGGTCGATGTCGATGATCTTGACGAAGACCTCTTCGCCGACCGACACGACCTGCTCGGCGAGCTCGACGTGCTTGCCGGACAGCTCCGAGATGTGCACGAGGCCCTCGATGCCGTCTGCGACGCGCACGAACGCACCGAACGGAACGAGCTTGGTGACCTTGCCCGGAGCGATCTGGCCGATCGCGTGGGTGCGGGCGAACACCTGCCACGGGTCTTCCTGCGTCGCCTTGAGCGAGAGCGACACGCGCTCGCGGTCGAGGTCGACCTCGAGGATCTCGACGGTGACCTCCTGGCCCACCTCGACGACCTCGGAAGCGTGCTCGATGTGCTTCCAGGAGAGCTCGGAGACGTGCACGAGGCCGTCTACGCCGCCCAGGTCGACGAACGCACCGAAGTTGACGATCGACGAGACCGTGCCCTTGCGGACCTGGCCCTTGTGCAGGTTGTTGAGGAACGTGGTGCGCGACTCGGACTGCGTCTGCTCGAGCAGGGCGCGGCGCGAGAGCACGACGTTGTTGCGGTTCTTGTCGAGCTCGAGGATCTTGGCCTCGATCTCCTGACCGAGGTACGGCGTGAGGTCGCGGACGCGGCGCAGCTCGATGAGCGAAGCCGGGAGGAAGCCGCGGAGGCCGATGTCGACGATGAGACCACCCTTGACGACCTCGATCACGGAACCGGTGACGACACCGTCGTTCTCCTTGATCTTCTCGACGTCGCCCCACGCACGCTCGTACTGTGCGCGCTTCTTGGACAGGATGAGGCGACCTTCCTTGTCCTCCTTCTGGAGAACGAGGGCCTCGACGTGATCGCCGACGTTGACGACCTCGTTGGGGTCGACGTCGTGCTTGATCGAAAGCTCGCGCGAGGGGATGACACCCTCGGTCTTGTAACCGACGTCGAGGAGCACCTCGTCGCGGTCGATCTTCACGACGGTGCCCTCGATGAGGTCGCCGTCGTTGAAGAACTTCAGGGTCTTCTCGACAGCGGCGAGGAAGTCCTCGGCCGAGCCGATGTCGTTGATCGCGACCTGCTTGATAGCGGGAGCGGTCGTTGCGGTAGTCATGTAGTGGGTTGTCCTAGTTGGGTGTGGTGTCGGGCTCCGACTCCTGTGCTCATCGGTCGAGACCGGGAGCCGTCGCGCACACGCCCGCCGGAAGGCGAACGGATGCCACGAGTCGAAGCGAAGCGGATTGATCGTGCGATGCCACGGGGCAGCCGGAGAAACAGGCAAAGCCCCACGTGTGACGCCTCAGTCTAGCGCACACGTCTCCTCGCCGTCGTCGACCGGTGACGGACGCCCTTCCGCACTGCACGCGGTGGATGCACATACGGGCCGAGACCAGCGTTTTCTCCTCGGGCGATCTTGCACGAGGCGCCCAGGTGGTGTCCAGACAGGCGTGCCAGGCTCCCGGGCTTGTGCTCGCTCGACGCGGGCCGGACGGCGGTACCCGCGCCGTCCCCCTCACGTGAAACCGGTTCTATGCGATCTGACTCGACACCCCTGTCCAACCGCCGTACCCGCCGTCTCGCCTCTCGTCGCCTTCGCCGTCGCCCCGTACTGGCGACCGGCGCCCTCGTGATCGGCGTGCTGTCGGCAGCCACGCTCACCGGCACCGCGCCGGCGGCGACCGCCTCCGCCGTCGACCTGTCCGCCGCGACGTTCACACGGGTATCCGTGACCACGCCCACCGTACTCGCGACGCCGCCCCGACCCGAGGTCGACCAGGCACGCGCAGCGAGTGAAGCGGCGACGCAGGCCCTCGCGGCGGTGGCGACCGTACAGAACGACATCGCGGCATCCGGTCTCGACATCGGACAGCCCACGACCGTCGACACCGCGCCCCTCGAACAGGCCACCGAGCGTCTCAGCGATGCTCAGGTGTTGCCGGCGACCTTCCTGCCCGCCATTTCCGACGACGTGACGACCCTGACGACGTCGGTCGATCAGCGTGTCGCCGAGCTGCGAGGCGGCCTCGACGCCGCCGTCGCGAAGAAGAAGGCCGAGGAGGAAGCCGCCGCCGAGAAGGCCCGCCAAGAAGCCGAGGCGGCAGCCGCGGCCGAACGCGCCGCCGCTGAGGCCCGTGCGTCCGACTCGGGCAGCAGCACCGGCGGCGGAGGCGGCGCATCGTGGACGCCGGCACCCTCGGGTGGCGGCGGCTCCGGCGACAACAGTCCCTCGGGCGCTCAGGCCAGCGCACGCGCCATGCTCGGCAACTACGGCTGGGGTGACGACCAGTTCGGCTGCCTCGTGTCACTGTGGAACAAAGAGTCGGGCTGGAACTACCAGGCCTACAACGCCGGAAGCGGTGCCTACGGCATTCCCCAGGCGCTGCCCGGCAGCAAGATGTCGTCGGCCGGCGGCGACTGGCAGACCAACGCGGCGACACAGGTCGCGTGGGGGCTCGGCTACATCTCGGGTCGATACGGCAGCCCGTGCGGCGCCTGGGGCCACTCGCAGTCCGTCGGATGGTACTGAGCCGCAGCCGACCGGCCCGCACGACCGCCCGCACAGTCCACCATCACGCGCGCCGCGCCGGATTTCTCCGGCGCGGCGCGCTTTTGCGAGCACCCGGACATCATCGATCCAGGATCCCGGGTGAGACGCGCCTGGACAGGCCGGTGGGCAACGGGAGAAGGGAAGACGTGGACCTGCGCGGGTTGGACGCTCTGGCCTCCGCCGTGTTCGCGGAGAAAGCCGACGCGGGGCGGCGCCCCGATGGGTGCCCACACGGCGGCGACTGCTGGTGCGGCTGAGCGCCGCCGCACTGCTGTGGAGCGGTCT is a genomic window containing:
- the rpsA gene encoding 30S ribosomal protein S1, with protein sequence MTTATTAPAIKQVAINDIGSAEDFLAAVEKTLKFFNDGDLIEGTVVKIDRDEVLLDVGYKTEGVIPSRELSIKHDVDPNEVVNVGDHVEALVLQKEDKEGRLILSKKRAQYERAWGDVEKIKENDGVVTGSVIEVVKGGLIVDIGLRGFLPASLIELRRVRDLTPYLGQEIEAKILELDKNRNNVVLSRRALLEQTQSESRTTFLNNLHKGQVRKGTVSSIVNFGAFVDLGGVDGLVHVSELSWKHIEHASEVVEVGQEVTVEILEVDLDRERVSLSLKATQEDPWQVFARTHAIGQIAPGKVTKLVPFGAFVRVADGIEGLVHISELSGKHVELAEQVVSVGEEVFVKIIDIDLERRRISLSLKQANESVDPNGTEFDPALYGMATEYDERGEYKYPEGFDPESGAWLEGFDAQREQWEQEYAAAQGRWEAHKAAVTKALEAEAANPTDTGSFGGSFSSESPAQGTLADDESLAALREKLSGR
- a CDS encoding lytic transglycosylase domain-containing protein, with the translated sequence MRSDSTPLSNRRTRRLASRRLRRRPVLATGALVIGVLSAATLTGTAPAATASAVDLSAATFTRVSVTTPTVLATPPRPEVDQARAASEAATQALAAVATVQNDIAASGLDIGQPTTVDTAPLEQATERLSDAQVLPATFLPAISDDVTTLTTSVDQRVAELRGGLDAAVAKKKAEEEAAAEKARQEAEAAAAAERAAAEARASDSGSSTGGGGGASWTPAPSGGGGSGDNSPSGAQASARAMLGNYGWGDDQFGCLVSLWNKESGWNYQAYNAGSGAYGIPQALPGSKMSSAGGDWQTNAATQVAWGLGYISGRYGSPCGAWGHSQSVGWY